TTTCGACGGCTACCTGGCCGCCGAATCCGCCCCCGAGCGCCCCCAGGGGGTGGTGCACGGCGACTACCGCCTCGACAACCTGCTGTTCGGAACCGCCGAGGCGCCGCCGGTGACCGTGGTCGACTGGCAGACGGTCAGTTGGGGCCCGGCGCTGACCGACCTGTCCTATTTCCTCGGCGGGGCGCTCCCGGTGGAACTGCGCCGGGCCCACCACGAGGAGCTGCTGCGCGCCTACCACACCGGGTTGGGGCCGCAGCCCCCGCTGACCCTCGACGAGGTCCGCGAAGGTGTGCGCCGGCAGGCGTTTTTCGGGGTGATGATGGCGATCGTGTCGGCGATGCTGGTGGAGCGCACCGATCGCGGCGACGCCATGTTTTTGACGCTGCTGGACCGCCACACCCACCATGTGCTCGACACCGAGGCGCTCGACGTGCTGCCGGCCCCGGCGACCGTGGCACCGCTGCAACCGGCCCCCGAGGATGAGCACGCCCACCCGCCGGGCGAGGAACCCCTGTGGAATGAGAGCTGGTACTTCGATTTCGTCGATCCCGCCCAGCAGCTCGGCGGGTGGATCCGGCTGGGTCTGAACCCCAACGGTCCCGGTGCCTGGATCAACGCGATGCTCTGCGGGCCGGGGCGCGAGACCATCGCGCTCAACGACTTCCAGGTGCCCCATCCGACGGACCCGACCGACGTCCACGGCGACGGCGTCCGGCTGACCATGGAGGTGGTGGAGCCGTTGCAGACCTACCGGGTGCGGGTGGCCGGCGCCGGCGAGTCCTTCACCGACCCGGCGGGGCCGCTGCACGGTGCGACCGGCACGCCGGTCGAGGCGGAGATGGAGCTGGTGCTCACCACCGTCGGCGTGCCCTACCAGTACCGGGTGACACCGCGCTACGAGATGCCGTGCACCGTCTCGGGGCAGATACGCATCGGTGACCAGCGCTACCAGCTGCGCGACGTGGTCGGTCAACGAGACCACTCGTGGGGCGTGCGCGACTGGTGGGGCATGGACTGGGTCTGGAACGCGCTGCACCTGGAGGACGGCACCCACGTGCACGGGGTGGAGGTGCGCCTGCCACAGGCCGGCCCTCTGGGGATCGGGTACATTCAGGCGCCCGGCGAGCCGCTGACGGAGCTGCGCGGCATCGTCAACCGGGAGACCATCGCCGATGGCGGTTTGGCCGCGGCCACCGAGCTGGAACTGACCCCCGGTGACCTCACCCTGACCGCCACCCCGGTGGCGCACGCACCGGTCACCTTGACCGCCCCCGACGGGCGGGTCAGCCACTTTCCCCGCGCCTGGGTACAGATCACCAGCGCCGACGGCCGGGGCGGCCACGGATGGATGGAGTGGAACCGCAATCAGCCGCCGGTCACGCCGTGACCACCTCGGTGCCGCCGGCGAGCTCATCGTGTTTGCCCTGCTTGGTGGAGCTACCGCTGATCGTCACACCGATCACCAGGTAGGCCAGCACCGCCAGCAGCGGGCCGACCACCGGCACCACCGGTAGCAGGGTGAACGCATTGCGGATCGCCGACTGCTTGACGTCGGCGCGCGGGGCGCCGCCCGGGCCGCGCACGCTCAGCCCCAGCAGCTTCTTGCCCGGGGTGGCGCCCTGGGCGGTCTCAAACAGCACGAAGTAGCCGAACATCAACACCCCGGAGAACAGGCCGGTCACCAGCCACGGGTAGTCGTCGCCGACGGCGAACAACGCCAACAGCACCGCCACGATGTTGACCAGGATCCCGTCGATGACCCGGGCCCAGAACCGGGACACCACCCCGCCGGGCCGCGGGTAGTGCGGGGCACCGGACTCAAATCCGCTCGCTGTCACAGACTCCAATCTACCGGTCGTCGGGTGCCGTGGTCGCGATAGAGTGCACCACCGGAGTCCCGCGAGATTGAGACGCGATGCGATGTATCCGATCGTGGTGGCGGCGACCGTCGTCGCGCACTTGGCCTTTCTGGCCTACCTGGTCGTCGGCGGGTTCGTGGCGCTGCGGTTCCGCCGCAGCATCGGGGTGCACGTGGTCACGGTGATCTGGGGGATCGCGATCACGGCCTGGCCCCTGGATTGTCCGCTGACCGGGTTGGAGCGGTGGGCCCGCGACCGGGGCGCGATGGCCCCGTTGCCCCCCGACGGATTCGTCGCCCACTACGTGACCGGTGTGCTGTACCCGGCCGGCTGGGTGAACGCGGTCCAGATCGCGGTGTTCGCCGTGGTCGCCGCCTCCTGGCTGGTCTACGGAGTGCAGGGCCGACGCCGGCTCGACCGCAAGGGCGCCCGGGGGTGACCGGCACCTGGGTGCGCGTCGCCGACCGCATGTACCGGATGCGGCTGCGGTTCCTCGACGTGACCGTCGGCGTGGTGTGGGGCGACGACGCGGTGGTGTTGATCGACTGCGGCACAAACGTCGACGAGGCGACCCGCATCGACCGCGATGTGCAGCGACTGACCGGGCGGCCGGTCGACCACCTGGTGTTGACCCACCACCACTTCGACCACATTCTGGGGGCGCCGGTGTTCGCTGCGGCGCAGGTGTACGCCGCCCCCGCGGTGGGGACGGCGCTGACGGCGCGGGCCGCGGCGCTGTACGACGATGCGGTGGCCCACGGTGCCGACCCGGCCGCGGTCACGCGGGCGCTGGCCGCGGTCGCGCCCGTCGCGCAGCCCCGCCGGGAGGCGCTGCTCGCGCTGGGGGACCGCTGCGTCGCCGTGCGCCACCTCGGCGCCGGCCACACCGACCACGACCTGGTCGTGCTGGTCGAGCTGGCCGGCCCCGACGACCCGACTGTCGTGTTCTGCGGTGACCTGGTCGAACAGTCCGGTGACCCGGTCGTCGATGTCGACTCCGACCCGCTGGCCTGGCCGCGGACCCTCGACCGGCTGTTGGCCGCCGGCGGCCCCGACGCCCGCTACGTGCCCGGGCACGGTGCGGTCGTCGGGGCGGACTTCGTGGCCGCGCAACGCGACTGGCTGGCCGCCGGGAGGTTCCGGTGATCGCGAGGGCTCGGGGCCACACCCCGATGGCGATACGGTGGTTGCTATGCGGGGCCTGATCATCGTGGACGTGCAGAATGATTTCTGTGAGGGCGGTGCCCTGCCGGTCGCCGGCGGCACCGCGGTGGCCCAGGCGATCGGTCGGTATCTCGCCGACGGGGACCCCTACGACCACGTGGTGGCCACCCGCGACTGGCACATCGACCCGGGCAGCCACTTCTCCGAGACCCCGGACTTCGTGATGTCCTGGCCGCCGCACTGCCGTGCCGACAGCACCGGTGCGGCGTTGCACCCCGCGCTCGACGACGACCGGATCGAGGCGATCTTCTCCAAGGGCGCCTACGACCCCGGCTACAGCGGGCTGGAAGGGGTGGACGCCGCGGGCACCGCGCTGCCGGACTGGCTGCGCGTCCGTCGCGTCGATGCCATCGACGTGGTCGGCCTGGCCACCGACCACTGTGTGCGGGCCACCGCCGAAGGCGCCGCGCGCGCCGGGTTCACCACCCGGGTGCTCGTCGATCTCACCGCCGGCATCGCCCCCGCCTCCACAGCCGCCGCCCTCGATGCGATGCGGGCGGCCGGGGTCGAGGTGGTAGACAGCGTCACCACCGGCGTGGAGCGCGACCTGCTGGCGGCGGTCGAGCAGTCGCCGCGTGCCGCCGCCGCCCACGATCGCGCCGGATGGGTGGGGCTGTTCACCGCGGACGGACGCGTGGAAGACCCGGTGGGATCACGCCCGCATGTGGGCACGGTGCAGATCGGTCGTTTCTACGACACGTTCATCGGTCCGCGCGACATCGTTTTCCACCGTGACCTGGACATCGTCGACGAGACCGTCGTCATCCGCGACCTGGAACTCGAGGTCGCCATGGGGTCGGCGGTCACCATGCGCATCCCGGCATTCCTGCGCTATGAGATGCGGTCCGGCAACGGGCAATGGAAGATCACCTCGCTGCAGGCCTACTGGGAACTGCCCGCGATGGTCGGACAATTCCTGCGCAACGGCGCCCGGGCGCTGGCACCGATGCGGCAGCTGGGCGAGAGCCTGTACCGCAATCAGGGCATCGGCGGCGCGGCCGGTTTCCTGGCGGGCGTGCGCCGGCCCGGCTTCCGCAGTCACAAGGTGGTGCAGGCGTTCCTGGGCGCGGTGGCCCGCGATGACATCGCCGCCGCGCAGCAGGCGTTGAGCGACCACGCGCAGATCACGGTCGGCGACACCCGTGCGTGTGGGCTTCCCGGGCTGGCCGCTCAGCTCGCCGGGGCCGACTGGACCAAGATGATCGGCGCCGGGCACACCGTCGTCGTCTCGGTCATCTCCGACGCCGGCCGCGGGGTGTTGTTCAGCGAGATGTCCCGCCGTGGCCAGCAGATCGACCGGATCCGCTATTTCGCCCACCCTTAACGGTCCGGGACCTCCACCACCACATTGGTGGCCTTC
This sequence is a window from Mycolicibacillus parakoreensis. Protein-coding genes within it:
- a CDS encoding DUF7064 domain-containing protein; its protein translation is MMQRNNIDETDSPVIADPSALTAPRLTEMLGSPAVADFTAERIGTGQMSDSYRLSLRYADGPTAPGPASVVLKVAASDPTSRQTGLALGLYEREVRFYTDVAPRLGPAVAHCYDAQIDLDTGTFHLLIGDAAPATVGDEIAGASIDQARLAVDALARLQAPLLGDAALADAPWLNRAAPLNQGLITGLYAGFTDRYRDTLTAEQRVVCDRLVDSFDGYLAAESAPERPQGVVHGDYRLDNLLFGTAEAPPVTVVDWQTVSWGPALTDLSYFLGGALPVELRRAHHEELLRAYHTGLGPQPPLTLDEVREGVRRQAFFGVMMAIVSAMLVERTDRGDAMFLTLLDRHTHHVLDTEALDVLPAPATVAPLQPAPEDEHAHPPGEEPLWNESWYFDFVDPAQQLGGWIRLGLNPNGPGAWINAMLCGPGRETIALNDFQVPHPTDPTDVHGDGVRLTMEVVEPLQTYRVRVAGAGESFTDPAGPLHGATGTPVEAEMELVLTTVGVPYQYRVTPRYEMPCTVSGQIRIGDQRYQLRDVVGQRDHSWGVRDWWGMDWVWNALHLEDGTHVHGVEVRLPQAGPLGIGYIQAPGEPLTELRGIVNRETIADGGLAAATELELTPGDLTLTATPVAHAPVTLTAPDGRVSHFPRAWVQITSADGRGGHGWMEWNRNQPPVTP
- a CDS encoding RDD family protein; protein product: MTASGFESGAPHYPRPGGVVSRFWARVIDGILVNIVAVLLALFAVGDDYPWLVTGLFSGVLMFGYFVLFETAQGATPGKKLLGLSVRGPGGAPRADVKQSAIRNAFTLLPVVPVVGPLLAVLAYLVIGVTISGSSTKQGKHDELAGGTEVVTA
- a CDS encoding DUF2784 domain-containing protein is translated as MYPIVVAATVVAHLAFLAYLVVGGFVALRFRRSIGVHVVTVIWGIAITAWPLDCPLTGLERWARDRGAMAPLPPDGFVAHYVTGVLYPAGWVNAVQIAVFAVVAASWLVYGVQGRRRLDRKGARG
- a CDS encoding MBL fold metallo-hydrolase, with the translated sequence MYRMRLRFLDVTVGVVWGDDAVVLIDCGTNVDEATRIDRDVQRLTGRPVDHLVLTHHHFDHILGAPVFAAAQVYAAPAVGTALTARAAALYDDAVAHGADPAAVTRALAAVAPVAQPRREALLALGDRCVAVRHLGAGHTDHDLVVLVELAGPDDPTVVFCGDLVEQSGDPVVDVDSDPLAWPRTLDRLLAAGGPDARYVPGHGAVVGADFVAAQRDWLAAGRFR
- a CDS encoding ketosteroid isomerase family protein, which codes for MRAAGVEVVDSVTTGVERDLLAAVEQSPRAAAAHDRAGWVGLFTADGRVEDPVGSRPHVGTVQIGRFYDTFIGPRDIVFHRDLDIVDETVVIRDLELEVAMGSAVTMRIPAFLRYEMRSGNGQWKITSLQAYWELPAMVGQFLRNGARALAPMRQLGESLYRNQGIGGAAGFLAGVRRPGFRSHKVVQAFLGAVARDDIAAAQQALSDHAQITVGDTRACGLPGLAAQLAGADWTKMIGAGHTVVVSVISDAGRGVLFSEMSRRGQQIDRIRYFAHP